In Rhinoderma darwinii isolate aRhiDar2 unplaced genomic scaffold, aRhiDar2.hap1 Scaffold_131, whole genome shotgun sequence, a single genomic region encodes these proteins:
- the LOC142699126 gene encoding phosphatidylinositol polyphosphate 5-phosphatase type IV-like isoform X1 yields the protein MPFWRKTKKYHVSQIPDKGNLMKEIPTMEEPNISLQTFSIIKDIPAEKCSDPSHSKPCDIGSKNTKKSAIRSLGSSAVIGAKELDRCFPNRRLRLYVATWNMEGKEFPQNLEDLLLPSDDTKDIYVIGVQEGCPNRREWEIKLQETLGPHYVLYHSSGLGVLYLTIFIRRELIWFCSEVEHTHVTTRLFHHVKTKGALSVAFTVFGTSFLFINSHMRFGAVYKRIQDYKTITEGLRLPQIIPERINSNALDVTSRFDRVFWFGDLNFQLKEDRKNVESLLKNIKGRDMSSLLKHDHLNEAKNNGSIFVGFKEHTIEFLPTYKFDIGTDTYDTSEKQRIPSYTDRVLFKSQYEGDVRVLRYDSCPVLKTSDHRPVFGIFEVKLRPGSDDIPLAGGSFDRKIYLKGIRRLGQKK from the exons atgcccttttggagaaaaacaaaaaaatatcatgtctctcagattcctgataaaggaaatctgatgaaagagataccaactatggaggagcctaacatctcgctccagacgTTTTCTATCATCAAAGACATACCAGctgaaaaatgcagcgatccaagtcacagcaaaccttgtgacattggctcaaagaacaccaagaagagcgcaatcaggagcttgggcagcagcgctgtgattggcgctaaagaactggatcgctgtttcccaaatagacggctgagattatacgttgccacctggaatatggaggggaag gagttcccacaaaatctagaggatctgctgttgccatcagatgacaccaagGACATTTAtgtaattggcgttcaggaaggatgtccaaacag acgggaatgggagataaaattacaagagACCCTTGGTCCGCACTACGTGCTATACCActcatccgggctcggagtcttgtatctcaccatctttattcgacgggagctgatctggttctgctcag aggtagagcacacccatgtaacaaccaggctattccaccatgtaaaAACCAAAGGAGCTTTGAGTGTTGCCTTCACTGTctttgggacatcattcctgtttattaattcccatatgagat ttggggcagtctacaagaggatccaggactataaaactatcaccgagggtctccgtctgcctcaaattattccggaaagaataaactccaatgcct tggacgtcaccagccgctttgatcgagttttttggtttggggacctcaattttcaactaaaagaggacagaaaaaacgtggaatctcttctgaaaaatattaaaggaagagatatgtccagtctcctcaaacacgaccatctgaatgaagccaagaacaacg ggtccatatttgtagggtttaaggagcacaccattgaattccttcctacatacaagttcgacattggcacagacacctacgatacatcagaaaagcagagaattccatcatatacg gacagggtgttgtttaagagccaatacgagggagatgtgcgagtcctgagatacgactcatgccctgttttgaagacctcagaccaccgacccgtttttggcatctttgaagtaaagctcagacctggttcagatga catcccattggctggtggaagctttgaccgcaagatctatttgaagggcattaggaggttaggacaaaaaaagtag
- the LOC142699126 gene encoding phosphatidylinositol polyphosphate 5-phosphatase type IV-like isoform X2, translating into MPFWRKTKKYHVSQIPDKGNLMKEIPTMEEPNISLQTFSIIKDIPAEKCSDPSHSKPCDIGSKNTKKSAIRSLGSSAVIGAKELDRCFPNRRLRLYVATWNMEGKEFPQNLEDLLLPSDDTKDIYVIGVQEGCPNRREWEIKLQETLGPHYVLYHSSGLGVLYLTIFIRRELIWFCSEVEHTHVTTRLFHHVKTKGALSVAFTVFGTSFLFINSHMRFGAVYKRIQDYKTITEGLRLPQIIPERINSNALDVTSRFDRVFWFGDLNFQLKEDRKNVESLLKNIKGRDMSSLLKHDHLNEAKNNGSIFVGFKEHTIEFLPTYKFDIGTDTYDTSEKQRIPSYTDRVLFKSQYEGDVRVLRYDSCPVLKTSDHRPVFGIFEVKLRPGSDDIFLIPASHWLVEALTARSI; encoded by the exons atgcccttttggagaaaaacaaaaaaatatcatgtctctcagattcctgataaaggaaatctgatgaaagagataccaactatggaggagcctaacatctcgctccagacgTTTTCTATCATCAAAGACATACCAGctgaaaaatgcagcgatccaagtcacagcaaaccttgtgacattggctcaaagaacaccaagaagagcgcaatcaggagcttgggcagcagcgctgtgattggcgctaaagaactggatcgctgtttcccaaatagacggctgagattatacgttgccacctggaatatggaggggaag gagttcccacaaaatctagaggatctgctgttgccatcagatgacaccaagGACATTTAtgtaattggcgttcaggaaggatgtccaaacag acgggaatgggagataaaattacaagagACCCTTGGTCCGCACTACGTGCTATACCActcatccgggctcggagtcttgtatctcaccatctttattcgacgggagctgatctggttctgctcag aggtagagcacacccatgtaacaaccaggctattccaccatgtaaaAACCAAAGGAGCTTTGAGTGTTGCCTTCACTGTctttgggacatcattcctgtttattaattcccatatgagat ttggggcagtctacaagaggatccaggactataaaactatcaccgagggtctccgtctgcctcaaattattccggaaagaataaactccaatgcct tggacgtcaccagccgctttgatcgagttttttggtttggggacctcaattttcaactaaaagaggacagaaaaaacgtggaatctcttctgaaaaatattaaaggaagagatatgtccagtctcctcaaacacgaccatctgaatgaagccaagaacaacg ggtccatatttgtagggtttaaggagcacaccattgaattccttcctacatacaagttcgacattggcacagacacctacgatacatcagaaaagcagagaattccatcatatacg gacagggtgttgtttaagagccaatacgagggagatgtgcgagtcctgagatacgactcatgccctgttttgaagacctcagaccaccgacccgtttttggcatctttgaagtaaagctcagacctggttcagatga tatatttctcattccagcatcccattggctggtggaagctttgaccgcaagatctatttga